Within Spinacia oleracea cultivar Varoflay chromosome 4, BTI_SOV_V1, whole genome shotgun sequence, the genomic segment TGTACTTTCTAGTTTGATAGACTTTTAACATCTGATTAATATGCATCCTCTCTTTCCTGGCTGAAAAATGCCGAAATTCATGTCAGTTACTTTCATGGACAATTTGTTCTGAAAACGTAGCTTATGTGTGAGTATACAATGCCTTTACAAGGACCTGTTTGGCTGCCTGTTACTTTGATATAAGGTCTGGATTTATGATCTTTACGGCTCTACCTGGTTATGGTGTACCTACTCGGCTACTCCTTACGTGCAACATGTATGAAAATGGCTTGATAGAGTGTTCAACAGGTGGATCAATTGAATGCCTCAGTGTTAATTTTGATGATCATGCTGATGATTACCTTTTATATTCAGATTTTACATAATTAGTGATGGTGTACTTTCTAGTTTGATAGACTTTGAACATCTGATTCGTATTCATCCTCTCTTTCCTGGCTGAAAAATGCCGAAATTCATGTCAGATACTTTTAAGGACAATTTGTTCTGAAAACTTAGCTTATGTGTGAGTATATAGTGCCTTTACAATGGACCTGTTAGGCTGCCTGTTACTAAGATCTAAGGTCTGCATTTATGATCTTTACGGCTCTACCTGGTTATGGTCTGCCTACTCGGCTACTCCTTTTGTGCAACATGTATAAAAATGGTTTGATAGAGTGTTCAATAGGTGGACCAATTAACGCGTCAGTGTTAGTTTTGATGATCATGCTGATGATGTTCTAGTCATCTCAAAGTTTTTGCCGAAAATTTCTAGTCATCTTAAAGTATTTTGCACAAAATTCATGTCATCTATTTTGAGTATTCAAAAAATCAGGTTAGCATGATAGTTGATACAAGGATTTTAGTGTTCATCTGAGTTGTATAACAATGAGTTTTGCCTCTCTGGTACTGAATTTTCACCGCTTGCTAATGTAGTAATGTGATCTAATTGCTTGTACAGTCTGGTTCCTTTAGAATTCAGTGCTTAGCAAAGGTAACCTGTTCTTTAAACAAAaaagtttgttcttttataatGAACTTGGAAGAACAAATTCAAGGAGATTTTAGTTCTGCTCGGTTTTCAGGACCATCTGAAATTTGAATTCTGAACTATTGTGTGcaaatgaatttaatttttggGTTGTGCAAATATCGAATGCAAAAGCGTATTGATTTTCTGTTTTGTTGAATTTCTTTTATATAATTAGTGATGGTGTAGTTTCTAGTTTGATAGACTTTGGACATCTGATTAATAAGCATCCTCTCTTTCCTGGCTGAAAAATACCGAAATTCATGTCAGATACTTCTATGGACAATTTGTTCTGAAAACGTAGCTTATGTGTGAATATACAGTGCCTTTACAAGGACCTGTTTGGCTGGCTGTTACTTTGATCTAAGGTCTGCATTTGTGGCTCTACCTGGTTATGGTCTGCCTACTCAGCTACTCTTCACGTGCAATGTGTATGAAAATGGTTTGATAATGTTCAATAGGTGGATCAAGCGTGCCAGTGTTAGTTTTGATGATCATGCCGGTGATTACCTTTTATATTCAGATTTTACATAATTAGTGATGGTGTACTTTCTAGTTTGATAGACTTTGAACATCTGACTAATACGCATCCTCTCTTTCGTGGCTGAAAAATGCCGAAATTCAAGTCAGGTTATTTTCATGGACAATTTGTTATGAAATCGTAGCTTATGTGTGAGTATATAGTGCCTTTACAAGGACCTGTTTGGTTGCCTGTTACTTTGATCTAAGGTCTGCATACGGCTCTACCTGGTTATGGTCTGCCTACTCGTCTACTCCTTACGTGCAACATGTATGAAAATTGTTTCATAGAGTGTTCAATAGGTGGATCAATTGAATGTGTCAGTGTTAGTTTTGATGATCATGCTGATGATTACCTTTTATATTCAGATTTTACATAAATAGTGATGGTGTACCTTCTAGTTTGTTAGACTTTGAACATCTGATTAGTATGCAACCTCTCTTTCCTGGCTGAAAATGTCGAAATTCATGTCAGATACTATTATGGACCATTTGTTCTGAAAAAGTAGCTTATGTGTGAGTATACAGTGCCTTTACAAGGACCTGTTTGGCTGCCTGTTACTTTGATCTAAGGTCTGCATTTATGATCTTTATGGCTCTACATGGTTATGGTGTGACTGTGCCTTCTCGGCTACTCCTTATGTGCAACATGTATGAAAATGGTTTGATAGAGTGTTCAATAGGTGGATCAACCAAGCGTGCCAGTGTTGGTTTTGTTGATCATGCTGGTGATTACCTTTTATATTCAGATTTTAAGGAGACAGCTATTGTTTCCTTCATAAATTTCTGTTCTAAATGCTTAATAAGGGGATAATTTGTCATAATTTCGGCCACAGAGCTTTATGCAGCTCAATGTCTTCCTCTTGAAATGAATTGAACTAGCATGATATTAAGTGTTCATGTGTTAGTTTTAGCCCACATTACCGTTTTGCACAAAATTCATGTCATATATTATGAGTAACTAAAAGATCAGGTAGAATGACAGTTGATGCAAGGATTGCAGTGTTCATGTGTTGAAGAAGTTCGTATAATGGCCAGAAATCTTTGCCTATTTGGTACTGAATTTCTCACCGCTTGCTAGCGTGACCTAATTACTTGTGTTGTTAAATTCCTTTTAGAATTCAGTGCTTCCTCAAGAAAACATGTTTCTTATAAAAATGTTTTTACGGTCAATACAGTATGAACTTGGAAGATCAAATTCAAGAAGATTTTAGTTCTGCTCGAACTTTGTGACCATCTGAAATTTGAATTCTGGGCTATTTTgtggaaatatatttaattgctGTCCGTGTGTCCATATATCGAATTATCAATGCAAAAGTGTAGTTATTTGCTGCTTTgaggaatttatttttttgaaattacGTATGGTGCACTTTATAGTTTGATAGACTTTGAACTTTAGATTGATATGCATCATTTCTTTCATGGCCAAAACATGCCAAAATTCATGTCAGTTACTGTTTATCTGTTATGGACAATTTATATGAAAAATTAAGCTTATATCATATAAGTACAAACTACAAAGTTGTGAATATTTGAGTATATGCTCTGTGATTTCTTTAGAACGGATCTGTCTGGCTGCCTGTTATTTTGATCTAAGGATTTCGTTAATTTATGATCTGTACGGCTCTACCTGATGTCAATGTGCCTATTTGGGTACTCCTTTGTACGCATGACTGCCACATGTATGAAAATGGCTTGGTAGAGTGTTCAATAGGTGGATCAATTGAACGCGTCAGTGTTAATTTTGCTAATCATGATGGTGATTACCTTTTAATATTCAGATTTTACGTAGACAGCTACTGTTTCCTTCATAGTCTTCTGTCCTGAATACTAAATCAGGAGATAGTTTGTCATAATTTTAGCCCTTAACCTGATGTACAATTCTTTCTTCTGTTCTTACTCTCATGATATTCAGAGTCAAGACTTACACGAAATGTGCGTTGGGAACCCTTATAATTAATTCTGTACTCGTGGATGCAGAATTGTAATCAACATGGAAGGGAAAGACGCTGAACTAGCAAAAAAGCGCAAGATAAATGATGTATGGTATAGAAGACTAAGAAGAGTACCAAATGATTCAGTCTTATTAGCTGTTTGATTTATCCTTTACATTCAGCTGCTAATTTCTCAACAACTTTCATCAGATGGAGCATGAAAGAACTGAGGACATAggtgaagcaaatgaagaaaatGGAGAAGATGAGATGAACTTCTCTGGGTCAGAAGAGATGAGGCTTGGCATTGCTCGCCTTCATGAGAAAGTCGAGGCATATAATCAACTGGTAATCATTCTAGAAATATGCATGTTATGCTCATCCCTCGCATAAGTTACGGTTATAGAGTTCTAGTTAGACCCGATCATCATGAGCCCGGCCTGAATTTAGCGGGGTTTGGGCAGAATCTATAGGACCGATTTTCGGGCCCGACCCGACCCATATTTTGGGCAACTCAATTTTGcaatttagttataaatttggcatGACTTGAAATGGCCAAAAAAGCCCGCTCTTTTGGCCCGAAAAGTGGGTTTTGGGCAGAATTTTTGGCCCGACCTGGCCCGTATTTTGGCAACTCAAATTTGCAATTTAGTTATAATTCTGACATGACTTGAAATGGCAAAAAAATCCCGCTCTTTGGacccgaaatagcgggtttgggTAGAATTTTGTCCCGACCCGACCCGGCACAACAGGCAGAATTTTAAAGACATGGCCAGACCCAAACCCGGCCCAACCCGcaatttgatcaggtctagttcTAATGTAAGATCACTGTTAAATTGTTCGGAAGAAAAATGATCAAAACTCCTTTCAGGTTTCTGAGATGCTGGAATCTGGAAAGTCACTGTTCAACAAGCTAAGCCAGGATTATGAAGAGCGAGTTCTCATGTATATAAAACTCCACTGAATTGTGAATATTACTGTACTTGATTACATACAGTATAGAAAGCTTACTTTATTATTCCCTTGTTAAATTGGGTTGTTTTACAGGATCCACAAAGAGCAGATTGAGAAATGGCAGGAAGAGGTGAAGGAGTTAAGGATGATTGATTCAACTAACGAGGAAATGAGTGATCGTCTTAATAATGTCAAATGCCTACTTCAAACTGTTCATATCAGTCAATGAAGATGCAGAATATCAGCTGCTAGACCTTGATCCATTGCCCTTTCTGCTGCGAATCATGTTCACAAGTTTATGAAGATCGGTCTGCCAAATTTCGTATGACTCTCTTAATTCTCTATATATGTGCATATCACTAAATGAAATACCACTTGATCTAGCAGTTATGTTTGCTACTTTGCTCCACCTTAGATTACAGAAAAAGAAGTATGTCTGCTTATATTCTAGCTTTTAAACCCTTGAAACTTTTACTCACTACACTTAGGTGGATAATGAGCTGCATATGAAATACGAAGTATGAATGATTGCCATGCTAACTGTATTACTAAGTACTCCGTATGTTCTTGTACTTCGCTCAATCTTTTCGtacaaacttttgtataaggcggtcttacaggaAAGACCACCTTATATGTGGGTATTTTCGCGGGTCAATACACACGGATATGGGTCTGGTTTAATTTTGGGTCGCATAAAAACCAAAATTTCATCCATTTCAAACCTAATTCCTGATCTCTCTCCTCTAAACTCTCTgatccctttctctctcctcctaacCGGAGTTGTTCTCTCTCCTCCGTCCGCCTCTTGGCCAAAGCCTAACACCGGCCAAAGCCTCCTCGCTGTTTCAATGCTCCGCCGCCATCAACTCCTCACCTTTCCAGAAGAAGAACAAGGAACACCGGTCGTGCCGTCGTTGTCGCCATCACGTTTCCTCTTTGCCGCTTGTTGCGACCGCTGTCGCCGATGTTTCTTTAGTGTTCGTTCGGTGGTTCGAACCAAGGATTTCGGCGTCGCCGATTCGTTTGAGCAGCGGCGTCGCCAATTCGTTTGAGCATCGGTGGAGTAGTCGATGGTGGCGAGTTGTCCCCCGAAGGAAAAGCCTCAAAGAACTCAGTTAACTCCTTCCTCTCAtgattttttggaatttatttgtTGATTAATTGGTTGATTTTACAATTTAGGTGAATCGATGATGTTTTTTTtacgtttttttatttttgatctttttaaaattatttttatgcgATTTCTTTTATGCAATTTCGTTTGAATTAGTGGTGCGGTGATCATTCAGGCGTTTCTGATTTTTGAATCCGCAGGTATTGTTCACTTGGATGTTGTTGGCTGTTGTAGGCTAGTTATGTGAACTGATGAAGAATTGGACCGACTGGTGGTTTTCTGGTGGCTGCGACACGCAGAGAGGCAGCTTCTGAAGCACCGCAAGGTTTGTGTGGTGACGCTAGGCTTGCACCATTAGGCTTGCTGTGCTGGTTGGCAAAATGCAAAGAATTGTAATTTAGTTTCCAATATGTATTGTAGatgtaaataatttttttcattagtctaagaataatttcattttagttacatttttgttatatttagttacaattttatgagttttagttaaaattaattttgtggtagttaaaaattatttaagttttagttaatattttttaagttttagttatgattttcttggttttagttaagtttTTTTTAGCTTTAGTTACGTATTTGTAAGTTTTCAATTCAGTGCTTTAGTTACGACATttcgagttttagttatgatttcacaagtttaagttacgatttttttggttttagttaagattttttgagtttcagataacgaatttcagaattttagttaagatatcaaattttaagcattgaaaccaataagttaaacaattgaatcaattagttataaaataaaactaataagttaagttTTGGAACCAATTGTTAAGCAATATAATAAATTTGGTAATCCATACAATCAATTAGTGaaacaatgaaaccaattagtgaagcactggaagcaattagtgaagcactggaagcaattagtgaagcactgaAATTAATTAGTGAGACACTAGagtcaattagttaagtttgaaattcaattagttaaataaagaaaccaattagttatgcaaagGAACTAATTAGTCAAACAATTAAACCAATTAGTcaagcaattaaatcaattcGTTAAGTattgcaactaattagttaagattttatgagttttagttaataataattttgtttaaaaataataactattcgactcataagtttaactatatgtttttataccttaactattttgttattcaactaGCTATGATTTATtacaattagttatgattttattacttttagtcaACAACATATTTCAAGAGGGCTAAttaagattttttgagttttagttaagattattTTTCGAGTTTTAGTTACGATTAACTTTGTTTTAGATAAGTTTTTCTAAGGTGTAGTAATGATGttctgagtt encodes:
- the LOC110800824 gene encoding uncharacterized protein codes for the protein MEGKDAELAKKRKINDMEHERTEDIGEANEENGEDEMNFSGSEEMRLGIARLHEKVEAYNQLVSEMLESGKSLFNKLSQDYEERVLMIHKEQIEKWQEEVKELRMIDSTNEEMSDRLNNVKCLLQTVHISQ